The following proteins are encoded in a genomic region of Cryptomeria japonica chromosome 11, Sugi_1.0, whole genome shotgun sequence:
- the LOC131860243 gene encoding uncharacterized protein LOC131860243, with the protein MEEEESIAAYFLRVDEVVNALKGLGDTVEDKTMVHKILRTLPLKFDVKVSVVEEMLDLNKLTIDKLYGILTAYEMRTNVENPSKRETTFKASKKGKEKEQKSSESSEEDSEDEVAHLVRKLKRGSGKYKGKLPLKCFNYGKIGHFASKCPYEKEEGSDDERDSKFKNSKKFVKRGKKFQRFKKSLYSKEDSDSFLSSEEENHNDEILFMVVEDTQEVDYFDEEDVEVDLEQELISALNEIKILKSKNQNLKFLLQEENGKVSEKMLALEAAEKMVTNLKNQIEESKKVVEDLRKQHKAKEATCEKLEREIVSLRKLEKSSQQFSKENIFQNNVMSLDDLLNSQKQSLDKSGVDHDEGQCSKSVEAIMATRLEIAEDFLKEISVL; encoded by the exons ATGGAGGAGGAGGAGAGTATTGCAGCCTACTTTCTGAGAGTTGATGAAGTGGTGAATGCCTTGAAAGGTCTTGGAGATACCGTTGAAGACAAAACTATGGTTCATAAGATTTTGCGCACACTGCCCCTGAAGTTTGATGTCAAAGTTTCTGTTGTTGAAGAAATGTTAGACTTGAACAAGCTCACTATAGACAAGTTGTATGGAATCCTGACTGCATATGAAATGCGTACCAATGTTGAGAACCCATCAAAAAGAGAAACAACCTTTAAAGCTTCaaagaagggtaaagaaaaggagcaaaaATCCAGTGAAAGCTCAGAAGAAGATTCAGAGGATGAAGTTGCTCATCTTGTTAGAAAATTAAAAAGAGGATCTGGTAAATACAAGGGAAAGTTGCCTTTGAAGTGCTTTAACTATGGGAAGATAGGTCACTTTGCATCAAAGTGTCCCTATGAGAAAGAGGAGGGCAGCGATGATGAAAGAGATTCTAAGTTCAAAAATTCCAAGAAGTTTGTCAAAAGGGGAAAGAAGTTTCAAAGATTCAAGAAAAGTCTCTATTCGAAAGAAGATAGTGACTCTTTCCTTAGTAGTGAGGAAGAAAATCATAATGATGAAATTTTATTCATGGTTGTTGAAGACACTCAAGAAGTAGACTATTTTGATGAAGAAGATGTGGAGGTTGATCTCGAACAAGAGTTGATTAGTGCTCTCAATGAGATCAAGATATTAAAAAGTAAAAATCAAAATCTCAAGTTTCTGCTACAAGAAGAAAATGGTAAAGTTTCTGAGAAAATGTTGGCTCTAGAAGCTGCTGAAAAGATGGTAACTAATCTAAAAAATCAGATTGAAGAAAGTAAAAAGGTTGTAGAAGACCTCAGAAAACAACACAAAGCCAAGGAGGCTACTTGTGAGAAACTTGAAAGAgaaattgtgtcattaagaaagcTTGAAAAGTCCTCTCAACAGTTCAGCAAGGAAAACATCTTTCAAAATAATGTTATGTCACTAGATGACTTATTGAACTCTCAAAAGCAGTCCCTTGACAAGAGTGGAGTTGACCATGATGAAGGTCAATGCTCAAAATCTGTTGAAG CTATTATGGCCACAAGGCTGGAAATTGCAGAAGATTTCCTAAAAGAAATTTCAGTTTTATAA